In Sardina pilchardus chromosome 8, fSarPil1.1, whole genome shotgun sequence, a genomic segment contains:
- the LOC134088803 gene encoding uncharacterized protein LOC134088803 isoform X1, translated as MSLKWNTCSILAMCVHIVQGLSVHFKNPHPFYVALGRELVLEASIEKTLPVEKIFMVAWECNTASGSRRLATWQSDAGKTQEARISIENGGTTLKISGVQESDFGRYTITVTDQDGTQTLTEKEVSKSEKPPEASVELRCDVSGERAHWDSPVVTWLIDGVEVTNQTANVSDGGSRLHLQEVTGHNYTCISNSSLGTSVAQFIIPDSSEFNKAGSLCDAAKAAIVLWVVLVIALIVIGIFYLKRKNDKGRYNSAPS; from the exons ATGAGTCTGAAATGGAATACTTGTTCTATCCTCGCTATGT GTGTGCATATCGTCCAGGGCTTATCGGTACACTTCAAAAATCCACATCCATTCTATGTTGCTCTGGGCAGGGAGCTAGTACTGGAGGCTTCCATTGAGAAGACACTTCCTGTTGAAAAGATCTTCATGGTAGCGTGGGAGTGCAATACTGCCTCAGGGTCTAGGAGACTGGCAACCTGGCAGAGCGACGCCGGTAAAACACAAGAAGCCAGAATCAGCATAGAGAACGGAGGAACTACTCTGAAGATCTCTGGTGTTCAGGAGTCTGACTTTGGTCGGTACACCATCACTGTCACTGACCAAGACGGGACACAGACATTAACAGAAAAAGAAGTTAGCAAAAGCG AGAAACCTCCAGAGGCCTCTGTTGAACTCCGGTGTGATGTGTCTGGTGAGAGAGCCCATTGGGACAGTCCTGTGGTCACATGGCTGATTGACGGTGTGGAGGTGACCAATCAGACGGCTAATGTATCTGATGGAGGAAGCAGACTCCACCTTCAGGAGGTAACGGGCCATAACTACACCTGCATCAGTAACAGCAGCTTGGGAACCAGTGTGGCTCAATTCATCATACCag ATTCTTCAGAGTTTAACAAAGCTGGTTCATTATGCGATGCCGCAAAAGCCGCAATTGTCTTATGGGTTGTCTTGGTTATTGCGCTGATTGTAATAGGGATATTCTATCTGAA GAGAAAAAATGACAAGGGTCGATACAACAGTGCACCATCCTAG
- the LOC134088803 gene encoding uncharacterized protein LOC134088803 isoform X2 codes for MSLKWNTCSILAMCVHIVQGLSVHFKNPHPFYVALGRELVLEASIEKTLPVEKIFMVAWECNTASGSRRLATWQSDAGKTQEARISIENGGTTLKISGVQESDFGRYTITVTDQDGTQTLTEKEVSKSEKPPEASVELRCDVSGERAHWDSPVVTWLIDGVEVTNQTANVSDGGSRLHLQEVTGHNYTCISNSSLGTSVAQFIIPEFNKAGSLCDAAKAAIVLWVVLVIALIVIGIFYLKRKNDKGRYNSAPS; via the exons ATGAGTCTGAAATGGAATACTTGTTCTATCCTCGCTATGT GTGTGCATATCGTCCAGGGCTTATCGGTACACTTCAAAAATCCACATCCATTCTATGTTGCTCTGGGCAGGGAGCTAGTACTGGAGGCTTCCATTGAGAAGACACTTCCTGTTGAAAAGATCTTCATGGTAGCGTGGGAGTGCAATACTGCCTCAGGGTCTAGGAGACTGGCAACCTGGCAGAGCGACGCCGGTAAAACACAAGAAGCCAGAATCAGCATAGAGAACGGAGGAACTACTCTGAAGATCTCTGGTGTTCAGGAGTCTGACTTTGGTCGGTACACCATCACTGTCACTGACCAAGACGGGACACAGACATTAACAGAAAAAGAAGTTAGCAAAAGCG AGAAACCTCCAGAGGCCTCTGTTGAACTCCGGTGTGATGTGTCTGGTGAGAGAGCCCATTGGGACAGTCCTGTGGTCACATGGCTGATTGACGGTGTGGAGGTGACCAATCAGACGGCTAATGTATCTGATGGAGGAAGCAGACTCCACCTTCAGGAGGTAACGGGCCATAACTACACCTGCATCAGTAACAGCAGCTTGGGAACCAGTGTGGCTCAATTCATCATACCag AGTTTAACAAAGCTGGTTCATTATGCGATGCCGCAAAAGCCGCAATTGTCTTATGGGTTGTCTTGGTTATTGCGCTGATTGTAATAGGGATATTCTATCTGAA GAGAAAAAATGACAAGGGTCGATACAACAGTGCACCATCCTAG
- the eef2l2 gene encoding elongation factor 2 isoform X1 — translation MVNFTVDQIREIMDKKANIRNMSVIAHVDHGKSTLTDSLVCKAGIIASARAGETRFTDTRKDEQERCITIKSTAISLYYELSENDMAFIKQSKDGSGFLINLIDSPGHVDFSSEVTAALRVTDGALVVVDCVSGVCVQTETVLRQAIAERIRPVLMMNKMDRALLELQLDTDELFLTFQRIVENVNVIISTYGEGEHGPMGNIMVDPVAGTVGFGSGLHGWAFTLKQFAEMYVAKFTAKSDKKGGLPPPERAKKVEDMMKKLWGDKYFDPANGKFSKSGSNAEGKKLPRTFCQLVLDPIFKVFDSIMNFKKEESQKLIEKLDVKLDAEDKEKEGKPLLKAVMRRWLPAGDALLQMITIHLPSPVTAQKYRCELLYEGPGDDEAAMGIKNCDSKAPLMMYISKMVPTTDKGRFYAFGRVFSGTVGTGQKVRLMGPNYTPGKKEDLYLKPIQRTILMMGRYVEPIEDVPCGNIVGLVGVDQYLVKTGTITTFEHAHNMRVMKFSVSPVVRVAVEAKNPADLPKLVEGLKRLAKSDPMVQCIIEESGEHIVAGAGELHLEICLKDLEEDHACIPLKKSDPVVSYRETVSEESDQVCLSKSPNKHNRLYMKAKPFPDGLAEDIDKGDVSSRQELKTRARYLAEKYEWDVGEARKIWCFGPDGTGPNILLDVTKGVQYLNEIKDSCVAGFQWATKEGVLCEENMRATRFEIHDVTLHADAIHRGGGQIIPTARRVLYAAALTAQPRLMEPIYLVEIQCPEQVVGGIYGVLNRKRGHVFEECQVAGTPIFIVKAFLPVNESFGFTADLRSNTGGQAFPQCVFDHWQILPGDPYDPASKPCQVVVDTRKRKGLKEGIPPLDNFLDKL, via the exons ATG GTGAACTTTACAGTAGACCAGATCCGTGAGATCATGGATAAAAAAGCCAACATCAGGAACATGTCCGTGATTGCCCATGTGGACCATGGGAAATCAACGTTGACCGATTCCCTGGTGTGCAAGGCTGGCATCATCGCCTCGGCACGCGCCGGGGAGACCAGATTCACTGACACAAGAAAGGATGAACAAGAGAGATGCATCACCATCAAATCCAC AGCTATTTCTCTGTACTATGAGCTCAGTGAAAATGACATGGCCTTCATCAAACAAAGCAAGGATGGCTCTGGTTTCCTCATTAACCTGATTGACTCTCCTGGTCACGTCGATTTCTCCTCCGAAGTGACTGCTGCTCTGCGCGTCACTGACGGTGCTCTTGTAGTAGTAGACTGTGTATCAG gtgtgtgtgtgcagacagagaCTGTGTTGAGACAGGCCATTGCCGAGAGGATCAGGCCTGTTCTGATGATGAACAAGATGGACCGTGCCTTGCTCGAGCTGCAGTTGGATACTGACGAGCTTTTCCTGACCTTCCAGCGCATCGTGGAGAATGTGAACGTCATCATCTCTACCTATGGAGAGGGGGAGCACGGACCAATGGGCAACATCATG GTGGACCCTGTGGCGGGGACAGTTGGATTTGGCTCAGGTCTTCACGGCTGGGCGTTCACTCTGAAGCAGTTTGCCGAAATGTATGTGGCCAAATTTACTGCCAAGAGTGACAAGAAGGGCGGGCTCCCACCCCCAGAGCGTGCCAAGAAAGTGGAGGACATGATGAAGAAGCTGTGGGGAGACAA ATACTTTGATCCAGCTAACGGGAAGTTCAGCAAATCTGGTAGCAATGCAGAGGGCAAGAAACTCCCGCGTACATTCTGCCAACTTGTCTTGGATCCTATTTTTAAG GTTTTCGATTCCATCATGAATTTCAAGAAGGAGGAATCTCAGAAGCTGATTGAAAAACTTGACGTGAAGCTTGATGCCGAGGACAAGGAAAAGGAAGGGAAACCCCTCTTGAAG GCAGTGATGCGTCGCTGGCTGCCAGCAGGAGATGCCCTGCTCCAGATGATCACCATTCACCTTCCTTCCCCAGTCACAGCCCAGAAGTACCGCTGCGAGCTGCTCTACGAGGGTCCTGGTGATGACGAGGCTGCAATGG GTATTAAAAACTGTGATTCAAAAGCACCTCTGATGATGTACATCTCCAAAATGGTGCCCACCACCGACAAGGGCCGGTTCTATGCCTTCGGTCGCGTCTTCTCTGGCACGGTGGGCACGGGACAGAAGGTCCGTCTCATGGGGCCAAACTACACACCTGGCAAGAAGGAAGATCTGTATCTGAAGCCGATCCAGAG AACTATTCTCATGATGGGACGCTATGTGGAGCCCATTGAGGACGTGCCCTGCGGTAACATCGTCGGCTTGGTTGGGGTTGACCAGTACCTGGTGAAGACAGGCACTATCACCACATttgaacatgcacacaacatGCGCGTCATGAAGTTCAGCGTTAGCCCCGTGGTGAGAGTGGCCGTGGAGGCCAAGAACCCCGCTGACCTGCCCAAGCTGGTGGAGGGCCTGAAGCGTCTGGCCAAGTCTGACCCTATGGTTCAG TGTATCATTGAGGAGTCTGGTGAGCACATTGTGGCTGGTGCTGGGGAGTTGCATCTGGAGATCTGCTTGAAAGACCTGGAGGAAGACCATGCCTGTATCCCTCTCAAG AAATCTGACCCAGTGGTGTCATACCGCGAGACAGTTAGTGAAGAATCCGATCAAGTTTGCTTGTCCAAGTCCCCTAACAAGCACAACCGCCTGTACATGAAGGCCAAACCCTTCCCTGACGGACTGGCGGAGGACATTGACAAGGGCGACGTGTCCTCACGCCAGGAGCTGAAGACGCGCGCTCGTTACCTCGCCGAGAAGTACGAGTGGGACGTGGGCGAGGCCCGCAAGATTTGGTGCTTTGGCCCAGACGGTACTGGACCCAACATCCTGCTTGATGTGACCAAAGGAGTTCAGTACCTGAATGAGATCAAAGACAGTTGTGTAGCAGGTTTTCAGTGGGCAACCAAGGAA GGTGTTCTCTGCGAGGAGAACATGCGTGCGACACGATTCGAAATTCATGACGTGACTCTGCATGCTGACGCCATCCACAGAGGTGGTGGTCAGATCATTCCCACGGCCCGCAGGGTTCTGTACGCTGCTGCGCTGACCGCACAGCCAAGGCTGATGGAACCCATTTATCTGGTGGAGATCCag TGTCCAGAGCAAGTTGTCGGAGGAATCTATGGTGTCCTGAATAGGAAAAGAGGGCATGTGTTTGAAGAGTGCCAAGTTGCAGGAACACCTATTTTCATTGTAAAGGCCTTCCTCCCTGTAAATGAGTCTTTTG GGTTCACAGCAGACCTGAGGTCCAACACAGGTGGCCAGGCCTTTCCCCAGTGTGTCTTTGACCACTGGCAGATCCTCCCTGGTGACCCCTACGACCCTGCCAGCAAGCCATGCCAGGTTGTAGTCGACACACGTAAACGCAAGGGCCTCAAGGAAGGAATCCCACCTCTTGACAACTTCCTGGACAAACTGTGA
- the eef2l2 gene encoding elongation factor 2 isoform X2, translating to MNKRDASPSNPRVCVQTETVLRQAIAERIRPVLMMNKMDRALLELQLDTDELFLTFQRIVENVNVIISTYGEGEHGPMGNIMVDPVAGTVGFGSGLHGWAFTLKQFAEMYVAKFTAKSDKKGGLPPPERAKKVEDMMKKLWGDKYFDPANGKFSKSGSNAEGKKLPRTFCQLVLDPIFKVFDSIMNFKKEESQKLIEKLDVKLDAEDKEKEGKPLLKAVMRRWLPAGDALLQMITIHLPSPVTAQKYRCELLYEGPGDDEAAMGIKNCDSKAPLMMYISKMVPTTDKGRFYAFGRVFSGTVGTGQKVRLMGPNYTPGKKEDLYLKPIQRTILMMGRYVEPIEDVPCGNIVGLVGVDQYLVKTGTITTFEHAHNMRVMKFSVSPVVRVAVEAKNPADLPKLVEGLKRLAKSDPMVQCIIEESGEHIVAGAGELHLEICLKDLEEDHACIPLKKSDPVVSYRETVSEESDQVCLSKSPNKHNRLYMKAKPFPDGLAEDIDKGDVSSRQELKTRARYLAEKYEWDVGEARKIWCFGPDGTGPNILLDVTKGVQYLNEIKDSCVAGFQWATKEGVLCEENMRATRFEIHDVTLHADAIHRGGGQIIPTARRVLYAAALTAQPRLMEPIYLVEIQCPEQVVGGIYGVLNRKRGHVFEECQVAGTPIFIVKAFLPVNESFGFTADLRSNTGGQAFPQCVFDHWQILPGDPYDPASKPCQVVVDTRKRKGLKEGIPPLDNFLDKL from the exons ATGAACAAGAGAGATGCATCACCATCAAATCCAC gtgtgtgtgtgcagacagagaCTGTGTTGAGACAGGCCATTGCCGAGAGGATCAGGCCTGTTCTGATGATGAACAAGATGGACCGTGCCTTGCTCGAGCTGCAGTTGGATACTGACGAGCTTTTCCTGACCTTCCAGCGCATCGTGGAGAATGTGAACGTCATCATCTCTACCTATGGAGAGGGGGAGCACGGACCAATGGGCAACATCATG GTGGACCCTGTGGCGGGGACAGTTGGATTTGGCTCAGGTCTTCACGGCTGGGCGTTCACTCTGAAGCAGTTTGCCGAAATGTATGTGGCCAAATTTACTGCCAAGAGTGACAAGAAGGGCGGGCTCCCACCCCCAGAGCGTGCCAAGAAAGTGGAGGACATGATGAAGAAGCTGTGGGGAGACAA ATACTTTGATCCAGCTAACGGGAAGTTCAGCAAATCTGGTAGCAATGCAGAGGGCAAGAAACTCCCGCGTACATTCTGCCAACTTGTCTTGGATCCTATTTTTAAG GTTTTCGATTCCATCATGAATTTCAAGAAGGAGGAATCTCAGAAGCTGATTGAAAAACTTGACGTGAAGCTTGATGCCGAGGACAAGGAAAAGGAAGGGAAACCCCTCTTGAAG GCAGTGATGCGTCGCTGGCTGCCAGCAGGAGATGCCCTGCTCCAGATGATCACCATTCACCTTCCTTCCCCAGTCACAGCCCAGAAGTACCGCTGCGAGCTGCTCTACGAGGGTCCTGGTGATGACGAGGCTGCAATGG GTATTAAAAACTGTGATTCAAAAGCACCTCTGATGATGTACATCTCCAAAATGGTGCCCACCACCGACAAGGGCCGGTTCTATGCCTTCGGTCGCGTCTTCTCTGGCACGGTGGGCACGGGACAGAAGGTCCGTCTCATGGGGCCAAACTACACACCTGGCAAGAAGGAAGATCTGTATCTGAAGCCGATCCAGAG AACTATTCTCATGATGGGACGCTATGTGGAGCCCATTGAGGACGTGCCCTGCGGTAACATCGTCGGCTTGGTTGGGGTTGACCAGTACCTGGTGAAGACAGGCACTATCACCACATttgaacatgcacacaacatGCGCGTCATGAAGTTCAGCGTTAGCCCCGTGGTGAGAGTGGCCGTGGAGGCCAAGAACCCCGCTGACCTGCCCAAGCTGGTGGAGGGCCTGAAGCGTCTGGCCAAGTCTGACCCTATGGTTCAG TGTATCATTGAGGAGTCTGGTGAGCACATTGTGGCTGGTGCTGGGGAGTTGCATCTGGAGATCTGCTTGAAAGACCTGGAGGAAGACCATGCCTGTATCCCTCTCAAG AAATCTGACCCAGTGGTGTCATACCGCGAGACAGTTAGTGAAGAATCCGATCAAGTTTGCTTGTCCAAGTCCCCTAACAAGCACAACCGCCTGTACATGAAGGCCAAACCCTTCCCTGACGGACTGGCGGAGGACATTGACAAGGGCGACGTGTCCTCACGCCAGGAGCTGAAGACGCGCGCTCGTTACCTCGCCGAGAAGTACGAGTGGGACGTGGGCGAGGCCCGCAAGATTTGGTGCTTTGGCCCAGACGGTACTGGACCCAACATCCTGCTTGATGTGACCAAAGGAGTTCAGTACCTGAATGAGATCAAAGACAGTTGTGTAGCAGGTTTTCAGTGGGCAACCAAGGAA GGTGTTCTCTGCGAGGAGAACATGCGTGCGACACGATTCGAAATTCATGACGTGACTCTGCATGCTGACGCCATCCACAGAGGTGGTGGTCAGATCATTCCCACGGCCCGCAGGGTTCTGTACGCTGCTGCGCTGACCGCACAGCCAAGGCTGATGGAACCCATTTATCTGGTGGAGATCCag TGTCCAGAGCAAGTTGTCGGAGGAATCTATGGTGTCCTGAATAGGAAAAGAGGGCATGTGTTTGAAGAGTGCCAAGTTGCAGGAACACCTATTTTCATTGTAAAGGCCTTCCTCCCTGTAAATGAGTCTTTTG GGTTCACAGCAGACCTGAGGTCCAACACAGGTGGCCAGGCCTTTCCCCAGTGTGTCTTTGACCACTGGCAGATCCTCCCTGGTGACCCCTACGACCCTGCCAGCAAGCCATGCCAGGTTGTAGTCGACACACGTAAACGCAAGGGCCTCAAGGAAGGAATCCCACCTCTTGACAACTTCCTGGACAAACTGTGA
- the pias2 gene encoding E3 SUMO-protein ligase PIAS2: MVSSFRVSELQVLLGFAGQNKSGRKHELLLRALHMLKSGSSPAVQIKVKELYRRRYSRAIDSLPNLASLQSYFQAEAETSVVATDLSGSGHSDSVHLSPDSSLFPEAKPTMNMQQGTPLMPPVHPDVQMKSLPFYDVLDVLIKPSSLGPCTAQRFHQEKYFIFALTPQQVREVCISRDFLPGGRRDYMVQIQLRFCLSETSCPQEDNYPNSLCIKVNGKLFPLPGFAPPPKNGVEQKRPGRPLNITSLVRLSSAVPNQISVTWAPEIGKTYSMSVYLVRQLTSPLLLQRLKMKGIRNPDHSRALIKEKLTADPDSEVATTSLRVSLMCPLGKMRLTVPCRAVTCSHLQCFDAALYLQMNEKKPTWICPVCDKKATYESLIIDGLFMEILNDCTDVDEIKFQEDGTWCPMRPKKEALKVSSPSIPKVESSAPVRQCAVVPHGEVSSSKKADVIDLTLDSSSEDEQDVDPPHKRRCVYMSKQEDMHGKGVLAYQPSAVRVPNVQGLDPTYLASSLADYAVPYHHSALSTIPADMQGLDLFSLIQGDPQHYRAPMFLDNLSGSLQSATTSGSLVSSSSQYETVATTHSTSSSHETGVITGGTATSISDIISLD; encoded by the exons ATGGTATCAAGTTTCCGAGTTTCCGAGCTACAAGTGTTGTTGGGCTTTGCTGGACAGAACAAAAGTGGTCGCAAGCACGAACTTCTGCTAAGGGCCTTGCACATGCTTAAGAGTGGATCCAGCCCGGCAGTGCAGATCAAAGTCAAAGAACTCTACAGACGACGCTATTCAAGGGCAATTGATAGTCTTCCTAACTTGGCAAGCCTGCAGAGCTACTTTCAGGCAGAGGCTGAGACGTCAGTTGTTGCTACTGACCTGTCTGGTTCTGGGCACTCAGACTCGGTGCATCTCAGCCCagattcctctctctttccggAAGCGAAGCCAACGATGAATATGCAGCAGGGCACGCCACTCATGCCACCTGTGCACCCTGATGTACAGATGAAGTCACTTCCGTTCTACGATGTGCTGGATGTCCTGATCAAGCCCTCTAGTTTGG GTCCATGTACTGCTCAGAGATTTCATCAGGAGAAGTACTTTATCTTTGCCCTGACTCCGCAGCAAGTGAGAGAAGTTTGCATATCTCG GGATTTCCTTCCAGGCGGCCGAAGAGACTATATGGTCCAAATTCAGTTGAG GTTTTGCCTTTCGGAGACCAGCTGTCCTCAAGAGGATAATTATCCAAACAGCCTATGTATCAAAGTCAATGGAAAGCTCTTCCCACTGCCT GGGTTTGCACCACCCCCTAAAAATGGAGTGGAACAGAAAAGGCCAGGGAGGCCTTTGAACATAACATCTCTCGTCAGACTGTCGTCTGCCGTCCCCAATCAGATTTCCGTCACATGGGCACCAGAAATTGGAAAG acCTACTCCATGTCGGTGTACCTTGTGAGACAGTTGACCTCCCCGCTGCTGTTACAGAGGCTGAAAATGAAGGGGATACGGAACCCTGACCATTCTCGAGCATTGA TTAAAGAGAAGCTCACTGCAGATCCTGATAGCGAAGTCGCCACAACCAGTTTACGAGTCTCCCTCATGTGCCCG CTTGGGAAGATGCGCCTCACCGTGCCATGTCGAGCAGTCACCTGCTCCCACCTGCAGTGTTTCGACGCGGCGCTCTACCTGCAGATGAACGAGAAGAAGCCCACCTGGATCTGCCCAGTGTGTGACAAGAAGGCCACTTACGAGAGCCTCATCATAGACGG GCTGTTTATGGAAATCTTAAACGATTGTACGGACGTCGACGAAATAAAGTTTCAAGAGGATGGGACCTGGTGTCCCATGAGACCAAAGAAGGAGGCGCTAAAAGTGTCGTCGCCATCCATCCCCAAAGTTGAAA GTTCTGCACCTGTGCGGCAGTGTGCCGTGGTACCTCACGGCGAGGTGAGCAGCTCCAAGAAAGCTGATGTGATTGACCTGACCCTGGACAGCTCCTCGGAGGACGAACAGGATGTGGATCCTCCCCACAAAAGAcgctgtgtgtacatgtccaaACAGGAGGACATGCATGGAAAGGG GGTGTTGGCCTATCAGCCCTCAGCTGTGCGGGTGCCAAATGTGCAGGGCCTGGACCCAACTTACCTGGCGTCCTCCTTGGCAGACTATGCAGTACCGTACCATCACTCAGCCCTGTCCACTATTCCTGCAGATATGCAAG GTCTGGATTTGTTTTCTTTGATTCAAGGAGACCCACAG CATTACCGGGCACCCATGTTCCTGGACAACCTGTCCGGCAGCCTCCAGAGTGCCACCACCAGCGGTAGCCTGGTGTCGTCCTCGAGTCAGTACGAGACGGTCGCCACCACGCACAGCACCAGCTCCAGCCACGAGACGGGCGTCATCACCGGGGGAACGGCCACCAGCATCTCCGACATCATCTCGCTAGACTAA